One stretch of Chryseobacterium indologenes DNA includes these proteins:
- a CDS encoding bacteriocin-like protein has protein sequence MKNLKKISREAAKQIKGAGPKKCTEHSQCIYGMCCKGVCMEYICFEE, from the coding sequence ATGAAAAATCTAAAGAAAATTAGCAGAGAAGCTGCCAAGCAAATCAAAGGGGCAGGTCCTAAAAAATGTACTGAACACTCACAATGTATTTACGGAATGTGCTGCAAAGGAGTTTGTATGGAATATATATGTTTTGAAGAGTAA
- a CDS encoding bacteriocin-like protein has product MKNLKKISREAAKHINGGAIGRCSITRPCSVGWCCNGVCSPYRCPIEP; this is encoded by the coding sequence ATGAAAAATTTAAAGAAAATCAGTAGAGAAGCAGCGAAGCATATTAATGGCGGAGCTATTGGAAGATGCAGTATTACCCGTCCATGCTCAGTAGGCTGGTGTTGTAATGGAGTTTGCAGTCCATACAGGTGTCCCATAGAACCATAG
- a CDS encoding pyruvate decarboxylase yields the protein MRKFIFFTAVTTFLFIGFTSVKAQRNADDKIKKVLYFNPEVEPDIDEIKEPTNNAFFDAVSDNFSSRRNKMLRAEVQVPFDSIDKQTIVDYCSNNDADFAIVSKVRYFKVGFGKYVFSNQVVVSMKLFGADGNLVTETDHDTYRKNMRLLGSTVNSVKIGTEGAIKGIIKKLRKLKPTDSEL from the coding sequence ATGAGAAAATTTATATTCTTTACAGCAGTTACTACTTTTTTATTTATTGGCTTTACTTCAGTGAAAGCACAAAGAAATGCCGATGATAAAATAAAGAAAGTTCTTTACTTCAATCCTGAGGTAGAGCCTGATATTGATGAGATAAAAGAGCCTACCAACAATGCATTCTTTGATGCTGTTTCTGATAACTTCAGCAGCAGAAGAAATAAAATGCTTCGTGCAGAAGTTCAGGTTCCCTTCGACAGTATAGACAAACAGACGATTGTGGACTACTGTTCCAATAACGATGCTGATTTTGCCATTGTTTCCAAAGTGCGTTATTTCAAGGTCGGTTTTGGAAAGTATGTTTTCTCTAACCAAGTAGTTGTCAGCATGAAACTTTTTGGAGCCGATGGAAATCTGGTGACAGAAACAGATCATGACACCTATCGTAAAAACATGCGCCTTTTAGGTTCTACAGTAAATTCTGTAAAAATAGGTACGGAAGGAGCTATTAAGGGAATCATTAAGAAACTGAGAAAACTGAAACCTACAGATTCAGAATTGTAG